From the genome of Leisingera sp. M658:
CGAACCCTGGATGAAGCCGCAAATCGACTACGCGATCCGGAACCTCTGGCCTTGGCACAGCGACTGGCAGAAGGACGCCCTGCCGCGCCACCTACTGACAAAGGCAGGAGCCTTGGTAGCTGCCGCGATGGATAAATACGACCGCAGCAATACCGCCCGGGCAGAGCAATTGCAGCGACTGGCCGAGATCGAGCAGGCCGCATCTGATGGCTTTAATGCCTGGCTGCGGAAGGCCCAATCACGAACGACCGTCGCGCTACATACGTTGCAGCCATAGACACCTTGCGAATGCATCTTGACGCACTGCTATTACCGGCGTCTCTCACCAACTTTCTGGATGCCTGCCTTGAAGGTGAAAGACAGGGCGGCGCACATGTGGTCACCGTCGAGGACGAACAGGTCACAAACGACAATCGCAGTGACGACCTCTTCCCCATCGATCAGGAAGAGGAAGACGGGCAGCCAATGGGCTGCACACTGAAACAGTTGCTCGACGCCATCGTGATCTGGTTTCACGCCCAGAACACAGCCAACCCTGTCACAGTCGGCATGGCCGCAGCCGCCTTCAACGTTTCACCGAATCTTATCTGGGACGGCTTCAACAACCGATGCGATCCCTTCTTTTGGATTGAGGATGAAGACAAACCGCTGGAGCAATGCCGCTTTGAGATCGATGGCTACTGACCGGCGGGGCAGGGTAGGGGTGTCACAGCTGTGACACCCCCCCCCAAACACAACCCCAAAGAGACTTGACTTAGGCTTCAGAATCGTTGCTTGTGGATTTCAAGTATCGCGAAAACGCGAACATTGAGGCAAAAGGCGCTACCGCATGGAAATGATGACACCCATTCGAGCAGACGATCCGGCTAAGCTCACCGGCCTGATGGCCAACAAGCTGAAGACTGCCGTAAAGACCCACCTGAAGCAAGCATTCGCGCCCGACCAGAAAAAGGTCATGCGTCTAATCCCGATCGCCGAAGCTGCCGAGTTGCTGGGCGTTTCGATGCCGTACCTGCGGAAATGCCATGCGGATGGGACCCTGCCGGAACCCACTAATTCCAGTAAACAGCAGCGCCGGTACACCGCCGCCGAGCTATGGCAATTCCGACAGCTACTGGCCGAAAAGTCCCGCACTCCGGCAAAGCATCTGCCCTGGAGAAGGGAAGGGGAGGCACTGCAAGTCTGGCAGTTTATGAACTTCAAGGGCGGCTGCTCTAAGACAACTGCAACAGTTCACGCGGCTCACTACTTGGCCCTGCATGGGTTCCGGGTTCTTCTGATTGATATGGACCCTCAGGGATCGCTGACCGGGATGTGCGGCATCGACCCGCATGCTGAGTTTGGTGGACTGACGATTTACAACGCCATCACCAACATGTCCGACAGCAAGACGCCGATGCGCGAAGTCATTAAGGACACCTTCCTGCCCGGCCTCTCTATCGCTCCTGCGGATCTGATGCTGTCCGAATTCAAGATGGAGTCGCGAACCGACCCGCTGTTTGCAACGCGGCTGCACACCGCCATCGGCCAGGTGCAAGACGACTTCGATGTGGTGCTGATCGACAGCCCGCCGGAACTCGACATCCTAACCCTGACAGGCATGGCCGCATCAACCTCGCTACTGGTTCCCATGACGCCCTCGATGATGGATCTAGCATCCACAGCTTTGTTTCTGGAGCTGGCCAGCACCTACATGGGCAACCTAGCGGAACGCGGTATCAATCTGGAATACGATCATATGCGGTTCCTGGTGACACGTGACGAACCCAATGACAGCCCGTCGCAGCAGCTGGTCGGCTTTCTTCGCGCCATCTTTACAGACCGCGTGATGAGTGCGACCAGCTATAAATCTACCGCTGTGGCAGATGCCACCATCTTGAAACAAAGCATCTACGAACTGAGCCGCGGCGACGTAAACCGCGACACCTATGACCGCGCTCGCTCCAGCATGGATGCCGTAGGCGCCGAGATCCGGCAGATGATCGACGCATCTTGGGGGCGTATCTGATGGCTAGGAAAATTCTCAACCATTACGAGGCGCCCTCTGAAGGGCAGGAGGAAGAGAGAAAAGTTCACTTCCCGGTCCTGGATGTGCTTGAAAGATCCCTGTCCGCAATCCGCGAACTCGATCCGGAATTGATCCAAGATTGGGGGCCAGCCGATCGCCTGGAAGAGGGTGTCACAGCTGTGACACCCCCCGATGACGACACTACATTTGAGCAGCTGAAGGAGACTATCCGGGAGAACGGCCAGCAGGTTCCGATACTGGTTCGCCCCTCCAAGCAATCACCTGGTCAGTTCGAAGTTATCTATGGGCGGCGGCGTCTGCGTGCCTGCCGAGAACTGGGAACCCGCGTTAAAGCGAATGTCCAAGAAATGGATGACGCCACTGCGCTGATGGCAAAAGGGCTGGAAAACGCAAACCGGCGAGGTCTCAGCTTTTATGAAAAAGCACTGTTCGCGGAACAGATCATCAAGGAAGGCAACACCGCCGCGAAGGCCGGAGAAGCAATCGGCGTCACACGCACCGCAGTCATGAACCTGACGCGCATCACCAAAGCCGTCCCGCGCGGCGTAGGCATCATGATCGATCTGCCCCCGGTTCCGACGGCCCAAGTGGCTCAAGCTGGCCGAGGCTTTTGAACAGAACCAAATCACCACAGAGCATGCCTTGGTGCAGCTCAATCAAATGGTGGAACTCACATCCGACCAGCGCCTTGATGCGCTGCTGAAAGAAATCGCGAAGCGCGGGGCCCAGCCCCGGGTTTCAAACGAACGCTCTCCAGTGAAGGGCGTGAAGATCAGGACAGGGCAGGGGATCAGCGTCACGTAAAGAAAAGGCGCGTTCGCTGACTGGCTCGATGAGCACCTGGACGAAGTGCTGCGTAAGGCACACCAGGAATATGAGGCAACAGGCAAGGAGGAATAGGGCAAAGAAAAACCCTCACCAGCGGGCTGATGAGGGGGGACCGATACCACCCGTGCAAGGTGGATAATTCAGATCTTAGCAATCTGAAGATATCGGCCACCCCGACAATCAGCAAGAAAATAAACGCCCCTGGGCGAGCGGATTTCTGCGGCCTGAATTCAATATGGGACATTTTAGCAGTGGCAGCTGCTGCGCGCAGCTGAAGAAGCCAGGGGAACCCATTGTGCTGAAAGCGACCTCGCTCAACTATTGCGGGCGATGAATCGCTGAATTCCAAGCGACAGCCTGGGCGGCGCTCCGGACCGTCACATCTGCTTCGCGTCGAACCAGACGCTTGGCCGCCCGGGCACATGTCAGCGTGCCCACGATCGAGCGTCACGTTGCTATCCTGGTCGCGGCCGGGCTGATTGCGCGCGCTACCACGATGAACGGCAAACGCGGGCACGGCGGGACGGGCAGGGCAGGGTGGTTGTCGCCTCCGGCCTGTCACTGGCCCCTTTGTTCGATCGATACGCGGAACTGGCTCAGCTGGCCCAGGATCACGCAGAAACGCCTTCTAAAGGCTGCAACCCTGCGCAACCACTGCAAGCTGCTTCTGGACCCGCCTCTGCGGCGCTGACGGCCTGCTGCAACGCGCTCGGAATAATCCTGCGCCGCCGGGCAGATGAAGAAACCCTCACCGCGCTGCACAAAGAGCTGACCGTCAATTTGAGGGACAGCGACACGCAATTTGAGGGGCACAAAGAGACCCAATCTATTCCATCTGTAAAAGACGACGATCTAGAGGAAAACTTCCCGCGCTTTGCGCCGAGATGAGCACAGAACGGACCAAAGAGGACTGCCACAGGCGCATGGATCAGATAGCAACAGAACTGCACCTGGGATCTGCCTGGATAGCCGCAAAGGGCAGGGGGCCTACACTGGCCTTCATGCTAATGGGCTACCTCTTGCAGCGCATTGAAAAGATCAAGGTGCCAGGTGCGTATCTCCGCAGCCTTCTGAAGATGGTCAACCAGCGCCAAGACGGCTGGAACCTGCTGCTGCAATGAATCCGGTAAGGCTGATTATGGTAAATTTGGTGCAAGATAGGAGTGCTATGACCGAGGCCGACCCATCCACCGCAACAGGAATTCAGCAGCCATTGGCTGCAAAATATAGTTATGCGGCGGAAAATTGACCGATGTTTTTTAGATTTCCCTATCAGCTGATGGCGGAACTCCATATTTTCATGGAAACGCACGATAAGCGTGCTGAAAAAACCAACCGCATAGAAAGGTTATGCAAATGGCTTCCAAAAAAGTGAACCTGGATGGCGTTAAGTCGATCATCGATAACTATTCCGCACAAATTGAGGCATTCCAGCGCGAAAAGCTGAGCTTCCAGAAAGGCCGTCGAACTGAGAACGTCGAGGCCCTGGAGCACTTGAAGATACAACTACGAGCGTATCGCGAAACTAGACCGCGATAATCGCTGTGTTTTCGAGCATTGTAGATGAATCGAAGGAGATACTAGCACGGACGAGATGAGCCAAAGGTCAGACACTGAGAGGCAGAGACACCGGCAACGGTTTAAAAGCCGTTCATGACATCATACACACAAGAGAATGCGCCTAGATATGGCGCAACGATTATCGAGCCGGTGTGCTGTGGCCGAGATCCACCCCCGGCAATTCTTCCTCCACGGCCAGACCCTCTGGCGCATCGATGCCGAGACCGGCCAGCCATTCCCGGATGGCGCCCCAGCGATCCTGATTGCCAGGTGGGTTGCGGTATTCCTCCAAGGCTTCCAGCATCTGTTTCAGATCCTGCGGAATAGTCTGCGGCCAGTCTTCCATGTGTCCTCCGTTCACTAGATTGGAACATTTGCGAACATTGGCCGCAGACGCAAGCTACAAAAGCCGGTGCGAGACCTCGAAATTGGCGATGAAACAATTCCGCCGCATTTGTCGCCGCCCCGCTTGAAAACCGTGTATTTCAGGCTGACTTCCTCAAACCTGAAGGCCGCGAACAGTTCGCGTATCTCTGGCCTGTCATTGATCGACAGCAGGAATTTCCCGCGGATCCCGGCCAGAACGCCGGCCATCTTTTCAAACTGGCTGCGGTCAAACAGGCCCTTACCGTAATCATTCTCCCCGCCCCAATACGGCGGGTCCAAGTAGAACAGCGTGCCCGTTCCATCATACGCCGGATCAGCTCCGCCCAGTCCAGGTTCTCAAACACCACGTTTTCCAACCGCTCATGTGCGGCCTCAAGGATTGGCTCCAAGCGCGACGGCTGAAGCGCGGCGGACGATCAGCAGCAACGCCGAACACACCGCCAAGCTTACCCCCGAAGGCCTGCCGCTGAAGGTAAAGGAATCGGGCGGCGCGCTGCAGGTCTGTCAGAGAATCGGGGTTCTGCGCCCGCAGCAACTCAAATTCCCGGCGTGAGGAAACCCGCCAGCGATCATATCCATCAGATACGGGTGGTGCTGCTGAAGGATACGAACAGGTTGGTGACCTCCCCATTGAGTCATTGGCCACTTCCAGCTGCGGCTTCCAGCTCCGGCGCAGAAAAACCCCGCCCCTATTCCGACGAAGGGTTCAGCGTACGTAGAATGTTCAACCGCCTCAATTCGCTCGATAATCTTGGCACTCAGTGCCTTCTTGCCGCCGAGCCACGGCGCAACTGTGCGGCAGGCCGCACTTTTTGCATGTCGTCATAGTGGTTTCCAGAATAGAAAACGCCCGCTCTCGCGAGAGTCGGGCGACATTTTCTAGATCTTATGTCGGTGCAGCATTGTGAAGTTTCCGCTGCATGGGAGAGGGTGCGCTAACACCCGATCCCCCCGCCCGAACCGGCGGAGGGATTAATAAACACTGTCAGGCAAAATGTGAAGACAGTTCGCGCCAGGGGAAACAAATCAGCCTGCCTCGAGAACGATGGACGAACGGATTTGAAAAAAAAACACTCTTGAGTTGCGACGAGGCCTGTTGCCATAGTCATGTGCAACTCAATAACTGGTGTTATCATGAAGAAATTCTCCGCCATCGGGGATAGTATTGCTTCTGTCCGCTTGCGACGTCCCAGCAACCCGATCGTTTCAACTACAACGGCGACAGTGTAACTATCGTCACTTCACAATTTGCCAACCGGCAGAAGAGCCTATTGGCCTCAACTGCAGAGGCAGAACGCATTTGCCAGAAGGGCCACAAGAAACGTGCAGAACATGTTTCGCTGCGCGCGAATTCGGCGACCTATGAAAACGCGGATCTGTTCTTGTGCCTTAAATAACCAGGAAGATACAAAAGGCCCCGGCGCGAAACCGGGGCCTTCTTTACACTTGAGTGCGCTTAACCGCCAAAGCGCGCCAGAAGGCCGGTGGCAAATGCCCTTACGCAGGGGTGCCCAGGCCCAGGGCGTTCATGACAACAAGCCCCCAGTTGTCGGAGATCTCGATCCCGGGAACATCGATCCCCAGTCCGCGCTCAACAAATACGCTCAGCAGGATCATGGCTGCAATGATGTACGTCTTCTTACCTTCAAGCACTTGCTTTCCTTTCGTTAGGTATTGGAAAAATGAAACCCAGCCCCCGCACTCAGCTGCGGAACCGGGACAGAAATTCTTGCAGCCAGCCGGCAACCACGGTTGCGGGACTGGATTGGGCGGGGCCTTCCCAGGCGCTGCGGACTTCGGGGCAGGGATCACGACGGCCTCACGCGACAGACGTACCGCTCGATCCACAACACCGATGTCGTGCGACTGCACCCCCATCCTGATTGCCCATAACGCGACGGCCCCAACCGCCCCCGAAGGTCCCCCATGTCTTCAAACTGTGAAGAAACCGCATTCGGCGACGGCATAGGCGCACGATCAAATCAGGAATGTCCGCTTGGGATACAGCGGCCAGCGTTTGGACGCCGATGACGCCATCAGCACTCACCCCGAGTTCCCGTTGCAAATCGCGCACCGCTTTTGCCGGTCCCGAATTTACTGAATAGTCCGCGACGGCGTAATCCAGCCCGGATGGCAGATCTTCAGCCCGAACTGCATCCAGATACTGGACGGCCAAGATTTCATCTGCCAATTCCCGGGAAATTCCGCGAACCGGGCGCAATTGCAGCCCGTTCAAACGGTTCCAAGCGTCAAACGTTGCCTGAGTAATCCCCGATCAGTTGCACCACCAGGGTCATGCGGGTGTTTACATACCCGCCCTCGCTTAATCCGACCCACGCCAAGATTTTTGGATAGTTCTTACGCATTCATGCGCCTCCACAACAAAAGCCCCGCACAAGGCGGGGCGGTTTCAGTTCAAGTTTTCAGGAAGGGATCAGGGCTTAGCCTTGGTGATCCACTTGGCTATCAGAACTTCAGCACCCCGCGGCCCGATATAGGCGGCAAAGGCAACAATCCCGGTGGAGACCGGCTGGCCGACCTCCAGATAGCTGGCGATGCTCTCTCCAATGATAGCCATTCCGACTGCAACGGGGATTTCCCACAGCAGTTCGGGGCCAAAGAAACGCCGGGCGCCTTTGCGCACCTCGCCGGAATGCCACATCAGACGCCCCACAGAGGCGCCGATCAGTGTAGTGGCCGCGCCGCCTGTCCAGGAGGACAGCCAACCCACAAAACCAGTTTCATCCATGGATCACCCCTCAGGCTGCAGCTGCCAGAGCGGCATCAAATGCGGCCGGCACATCGAACCCGGCCAGCTCCGCATCGCCGAGCGCGGCAATCTGTCCGCTCACTTCCCGCTCAGCAGCGAAACAGGCCTGCACATGCTGGGACGCCGCTGCCGCCGCAGCCTCAATTTGATCCTTTGACAGATCCGCCCAGCCTGCCGGGAACTTCCACGCGACCGGCTCGGAATCATGCCGCGGGCCAGGCTTTCTACCGCGCCGGTCAGCTTGCCGATCGTCCGCTCATCGGTTGGCAGCGAAGTGCCATCCGGCAGAGTGATCCCGCCAGTTTCGCGGGTCCAGCGGATTGCGCCCAGGTTGGCCAGGAGCGCCGCGCGGGCCGCTGCCGCAACCATTTCTGCCGTGGTGATTTTCAGGGAGAAACGTCATGCTGCAACCTCGCTGGTCAGGGATTTGCGGACTATCGGATCAGGCACCGGCCCGATGATGGCCAAGAACGCAGGCTGGACAGCGGGCTGGTGTGGCTCTGCGGTTGCGTCTGAATAGATCCAACGCAACCGCACATGCAGCCCGCCGTCGATCCGCTCGATGCGCCCTATGAAAGGATGGTTTTCGCCTTCCGGTTCGGCAAAGCCGCCGTCAGGCACGGCGGAAAGGTCATAGGGCACGCCGTCCACAGTGATCACATCGCCGCTCACGCTGGCGCTGGTTTCAGGCTGACCAGGCAGACCGGCCATACAGATGCAGGTTACTTTCATGATGATCTCCTTATTTCCAGCGCCCGGTGCAAGACAGCGCAAGTAAGTGTTGTTTGTGTCCGTTCGAAACACGACCAAATCCATTCCAGAGGCTGTGGGATTGGTGAAGGAAGCACCTTTTACCGCGCTGCCAATCGTTCCGGTCCAAGGCGTTACCTGCGGCGAGTAGCTTGAATTCACGAAGACGGCAGGAAATGTAACGGCTGCAGACGTTGGCGAGTTGGCCACAGGGGTAATGAGTTCGCTGCCCCAGCAGATTTGCGCGCCTCCGGGAAGCCGTACATACTCACCACTGGGATTGCTTCCATAAACGTCAGGTTCTTTCGCCGCCGAATAGTCATCAAACCAGTCTGAAAAGCCGTTCCCTGAAGTATTGATGATGCGGGTTTCGCTTGTGGCCCAGGTCAGGGCCGCTAACAGCGGTCACGGTTTGCGTAAGGTATTCACCCGCTCCACCAATTCCGAGGTTTTCCACCCGCAAAAACGAAGGCCCCGTTTAGTGCGGGGAAGGGGTTGTCACCTGTGCTGGCGCTGGCGTGCGCACCGCCATAGCCGTGATAGATGCCGCCAACCACCGCCAAGTCCACATTACCGCTTGGGATAGCAACTGATTTATTGACACCATAGGCTCCGGCCAGCAAGAGCCTGCCTGTCACTTGATCAAGCGGATCAGACTGCACCGCCGCGCCGCTGGCCGTGCCATTCTTGAGGCGGAGCTGCCAATCGCCCCGGCTTTCAGCGCCACCTCATTGCTGGATGGCCAGCCCAGGCCGGTGTCTTCATCGCCCAGCTTGACCACATCGGTGCTGAACTTGCCCTGTCCGGGGCCGTCCGCAACGGCTTGAAACGTGCCGGTCAGCGCCTGCACGCTGGCCACCACATCATGCGCCAGCGACATAGTGGGGAACAGCGCATAGATCTGCCCGGCCGCCGTTGCGCCCTGGTACACAGGGGTGATTGTCAAAACCGTGCCGCTGCTGACCGCCAGCACCTCATAGACCCGCCCGTCCGGGCCGACAAAGCCCCAGCCTGCCTGCGCGCTGCCAAAGAAGCTGGTGCCGGTTCCGGTGACGATTGCGCTGCCGTTCACAACGCTGACTGTTCCTGCCTTTGGCCATGCCATAGGGCTGCTCTCCTTATGTTACCTGGAACACTGTCCATTCGATTTTCGGGTTGTTGAAATAGACGCCGCCCTGGGCCTCCAGATCGATTGCCAGGAACACCCGCTGATCGCTGCCGCTGGCCCAATGCGGATCCACCAGGGCGGAAGGGTCCTTGCTCCAGGCCGCTGCCGGTGCGGGGGTTGGCGCCGCCGAAGCCATTCCAGCGCGCGCCGGGCTGGATCGATGTGTTGAGGGTCCAGAATGTGTTGTTGGGGTCCATGCCGCCCGGTGCAGTGCCGGTGGTGGTGACCGAAGCGGCAGCGGCCAGGGCAAACCGTTGCGCCTGCCACACGTCCAGTTTGCCGACCCGGATGCCGGTATTCACAAAGGCCCAGCGGGCGCCATTGCCGATTTGCCCCGGAGCCGTGAATGATCCCTGCGCCAGGACCATGGGCCGGGAAAACACTGCGCCGGCCACTTTCAGCGCGTTGTTCTTGAAGTCGATTTTCACGCCTTCGGTTGGGATCCCGTTTGCGTCCCTCCGCATAATCAGGGGAACTCAGGCTTCCCGCAATTTGGGCATTTCCGATTGAGCCTTCGCGGATGGCCGCCTTGCGCATGTAGACGCCCGCAGGCACCAAAATGCCGCCAACGACCGTGTCTTCAGTATAGACCACAAAGGGACTGCGCTTCTGCGCGCCATCCTGCGAGACAATTGCAAACTTGTCTGCCTGAAACGCAATCTCGATGCGGGTTCTCCCTCGTCATCCAGATCAGACCGGACCACCATACCCGTCACATGGCCGTTGTTGTTGATGCGCAGGGTGTATTCCCCATCACGCCATCCACAGTCTGCATGGTCTGCTGAATGCTGGTGCTGTTGTCGCCAACATCGGATTGCAATTGCGTGATCGCCGTGGCCTGGCTGGACACATTCCCTTCGGCACCAGTCACACGGGTGTCCAACTGGCTGAGGGGCGGTGGCCTGTCCGGCAGCATTGCCCTCGGCATCATCCAGACGGCTGCCCAGGCTGATGAGGCTCTGGCCGTGGCTGGTGATCACGCCTTCCGCACTTGTGACCCGCGCATCCAGTTGCGATTGCGCCGTGGCCTGGCCGGAAATACCCCCTTCCGCGACGTCCAGGCGGGCTTCAAGGCTGATCAGGCTTTGACTGTGGCTGGTGATCGCACCTTCTGCAGTGCTGACACGGGTTGTCAGCGCGCTGGAAGCGGAGGCCTGGGCAGCGATGTCGCCATCCAAGCGGACTTCCAGGGCATCAATGCTGCTGGCCAGTGCGGTATCGCCGCTGGCGCGCACCAGCTTTTCCGATTCAATCAGCGCCACGCTGTTTTCAATCGCCACGCCCAGCGATGCCGTGATGGCCGCTGTTGCGCTGCGGTCATCATCCACCCGCGCCCGGATATCCTGAGTTGCATAGGCAATCTGGGTTTTCAGGGCTTCGCGCTGTTCATAAGCCAGCAGCAATTGCTCCAGGGTTGCAACATCCTGCAGCGCCATCTGATCATGCAGGTTGCGCACGTCGCTTACGGACTGGGTGATTGCCGGGCCGTCCAGGGTGCTGATCTGCACCTCTGCCGTGGACAGGCGGCTTTCGGCGGCGTCAAAATCCGCTTGATCCACCTTCAGGGTGATGGCCTCTTGCGCGGCGTCGATATCCACTTCCGCCGAACTCAGGCGGGCGTCCATCCCGTCCACTTCGGTTTGCGTGGCCTTGAGGGCGATTGCCGCCTCCGCCGCGTCCAGATCCGCCTCAACCTGATTGACCCGCACCTGCAGCCCTTCAAACACCGGGAACTGGCTTGGATCTGTCAGCGCAATAGAAACCTGCTGGTTGACGTAGGCCTCTGTGGCAGTCAGGGAAATGCGGGATTCTGCGGCGGACAGCCGGATTTCCGCCTCGCTGATCCGTTCCGCTTCCGCAACCACGCCATAGATCCGCACCGTGCCGGTGTCCGGGTCCTGATAGATCCCGGCGTCCGCCATGCGGGCGTCGATTTCAGACAGCCTGGTCAGCGCCCACAGCAACTTTGTCGCCAATCACCCCCAGCGCTTCGGCAGCATGGAAATTCTGCACATCTCGGATTTCCAGATCACGCTGCACCGCGCTTTCCAACGGCGCGATCTTGTCCAGGACCAGCTGGTCATCCAGAGCCGCGGCTGTATTGGATGCTTCCATGCGGATCGCATCAAAGGTTTCTGCGGTCAGATCATCCGGCGCCACTCCCCTGGGACGTGCAGCAATCCAGTCGGTCAGCGGGCTTTCATCGCCCCCATTATCGACTGCAGCCACTTTGAACCGGGTGTACACTCCCCGATAGCTGAAGTGCGGATCTCTGGAATGCCCCACCCGGTGCAGATCATCCGCTGCATCCGTGGCGCCGTAGAAGCGGAACTTTTTGAAGTCTGCCAGGCTGTATTCATCACCCGACAGAACAACGCTATCGACACCCTCGAAGGCCGCAAAACCCGCCGGTGCCACATAGTCAAAATCCCGCGCACGGGCCTGAATTGTCCCGGCCGGCACATAGCCGCGGCTGCGCCCGTCGCCGTCCAGGGTCTGCACTTCCACCACATAGTCGACACCGTCGTCCAGGAGGCCGGTGAACACAGTCCGGGTGGCCATCCTGGAACGTCCGATTTCCCAGTCCTGGCTATTCGACCGCCGCCAGCGGACACGGGCTTTGACCTCCCGCGAATATCCGCGCTGCACCAGGTCAATGCCGATGCGGGGTTCCAGCTCCCCTGCCCGGCCGATTTTTGCGACGGCAGACCCGGTCACCGACTGCAGCACCGTCGCCAGGGGCGGGCCGTAGCGGTCAAAGCGCTCTGTGATGACCGGCGCATAGGTCGGGATCTCGCCGCCATCGGCCTGCAGGACAACCGGCGAGGCAGGAACAGCCGTGATCAGGGCCGATTCATCTCCATCCGGTTCAATGCCGGTGATCAGCATTTCCAGGCTTTCCTGCGTCATCAGCTCGATCGCGACCAGATCGCCCACCGCGATATCGCCCTCGTTCAAAGGTTCCGAAAAGCTGTCCCAGGAACGTCCATCTGGATTGGCGCCGACACGGATGATTTCGTCAGTCTGCGTCCGGATGGTCAGCCGGTAGGCCTCAGACGGCAGGCCAAAGTCCTCATCGATCACTAGCGACTGAACAAGCCCGCCAACAACCTCGGTGATGCACGTGATCCGCCCGGCCCCGACACCAACTTTCGGGACGTCATGAACGATCTGCACCTTATCGCCGCGGGTGGTTTTGATGTGTTCCCAGTCGGCATAGAATTTGAAGGTCTCCGGGCGATGCTCGGCCACGGCCTGGTAATAGCGCCCAAGCTTCCAGGCGTTGCCCTGGTCAGTTTCATCTTTCGATATGACGACGGCGGGCAGTTCCAAGGTTTCAAACTCGGTTGCATTGGTTGCGTTATAGCCAGGGGCGTAAACCGTGACCTCATCAAATTCCCAATCCAGACGCTCGGAGCGCACTTTGACACGGAAGCCGTGGATATCGCGCGGGAACGCGATTTGCCCGGAAAACCCCCAGCTATTGCGGGGCGTGAAGACCTGGCGCACAGGGCTGTCCGCGAGATCCCGGATCACAGAATACCGGAAGTCCGTCAGCGCCCGGCGGGCGCGGCCAGAGGCGCAAATTATGTCCAGGACGTCCGCCACCCGCTGCGGCGCATCAATCACATAATCGCAGGTCCAATGCGGTTCGCTGTCCGCCCAATCCTTGAGTGCAGCCAGGTTGATACGGCTGTCGGCAACAGGCCTGCGCAATTGCGGCCCCATCAGGCCGCGCGCATAGATCCATGCCGGATGCCGCACGGGCTGCGGAGCGGACCAGCTGGAACCATCCCAAACCGGGGCAAGCTGCTGCGCGATAGCACTCAGGCTGTCGATCTGGCCGTTAAGCTGCTCACTGGCGCGAATGCGGAGGGCGACTTCTGAAATACCCGGATTGCTGGGCAAGCTGCCTGTGCGGAATGACCGGACAGCGGAAAGATAGCTGGTTTCCAGCACATCATTGCGGTCCTCACTCGCCGAGGTGCGGGTGATTTCAACCTCATATTCGCCTTCCTTCGGGAACGCGATTTCCTTGGTGAACCGCACCAGGGTTCTTTCCTCCCCCTCGCACACCAGGTCACCGGCATCTGTCCAGTCCTGTGTTCCGACAGCCCGAAAGCGAAAATCAAACTCCACCCGGCGCATGCTGATCGAGGAGGAGCCGGTGATATAGGCCAGACCCTGCGGGAAGGTGATGTCGATCGAGGCGGAGCCGACACGGTCACGCGTGAAGCGCGCCGTTGCGGTTTCCGGAACCAGTTCGGCGTTTTCATTGTC
Proteins encoded in this window:
- a CDS encoding putative peptidoglycan-binding domain-containing protein, producing MNGLQLRPVRGISRELADEILAVQYLDAVRAEDLPSGLDYAVADYSVNSGPAKAVRDLQRELGVSADGVIGVQTLAAVSQADIPDLIVRLCRRRMRFLHSLKTWGTFGGGWGRRVMGNQDGGAVARHRCCGSSGTSVA
- a CDS encoding ParB/RepB/Spo0J family partition protein — its product is MARKILNHYEAPSEGQEEERKVHFPVLDVLERSLSAIRELDPELIQDWGPADRLEEGVTAVTPPDDDTTFEQLKETIRENGQQVPILVRPSKQSPGQFEVIYGRRRLRACRELGTRVKANVQEMDDATALMAKGLENANRRGLSFYEKALFAEQIIKEGNTAAKAGEAIGVTRTAVMNLTRITKAVPRGVGIMIDLPPVPTAQVAQAGRGF
- the repA gene encoding plasmid partitioning protein RepA produces the protein MEMMTPIRADDPAKLTGLMANKLKTAVKTHLKQAFAPDQKKVMRLIPIAEAAELLGVSMPYLRKCHADGTLPEPTNSSKQQRRYTAAELWQFRQLLAEKSRTPAKHLPWRREGEALQVWQFMNFKGGCSKTTATVHAAHYLALHGFRVLLIDMDPQGSLTGMCGIDPHAEFGGLTIYNAITNMSDSKTPMREVIKDTFLPGLSIAPADLMLSEFKMESRTDPLFATRLHTAIGQVQDDFDVVLIDSPPELDILTLTGMAASTSLLVPMTPSMMDLASTALFLELASTYMGNLAERGINLEYDHMRFLVTRDEPNDSPSQQLVGFLRAIFTDRVMSATSYKSTAVADATILKQSIYELSRGDVNRDTYDRARSSMDAVGAEIRQMIDASWGRI
- a CDS encoding gp58-like family protein, whose protein sequence is MATKLLWALTRLSEIDARMADAGIYQDPDTGTVRIYGVVAEAERISEAEIRLSAAESRISLTATEAYVNQQVSIALTDPSQFPVFEGLQVRVNQVEADLDAAEAAIALKATQTEVDGMDARLSSAEVDIDAAQEAITLKVDQADFDAAESRLSTAEVQISTLDGPAITQSVSDVRNLHDQMALQDVATLEQLLLAYEQREALKTQIAYATQDIRARVDDDRSATAAITASLGVAIENSVALIESEKLVRASGDTALASSIDALEVRLDGDIAAQASASSALTTRVSTAEGAITSHSQSLISLEARLDVAEGGISGQATAQSQLDARVTSAEGVITSHGQSLISLGSRLDDAEGNAAGQATAPQPVGHPCDWCRRECVQPGHGDHAIAIRCWRQQHQHSADHADCGWRDGEYTLRINNNGHVTGMVVRSDLDDEGEPASRLRFRQTSLQLSRRMARRSAVPLWSILKTRSLAAFWCLRASTCARRPSAKAQSEMPKLREA
- a CDS encoding phage holin family protein; protein product: MDETGFVGWLSSWTGGAATTLIGASVGRLMWHSGEVRKGARRFFGPELLWEIPVAVGMAIIGESIASYLEVGQPVSTGIVAFAAYIGPRGAEVLIAKWITKAKP
- a CDS encoding helix-turn-helix domain-containing protein — protein: MCFASNQTLGRPGTCQRAHDRASRCYPGRGRADCARYHDERQTRARRDGQGRVVVASGLSLAPLFDRYAELAQLAQDHAETPSKGCNPAQPLQAASGPASAALTACCNALGIILRRRADEETLTALHKELTVNLRDSDTQFEGHKETQSIPSVKDDDLEENFPRFAPR